A single region of the Salvia miltiorrhiza cultivar Shanhuang (shh) chromosome 8, IMPLAD_Smil_shh, whole genome shotgun sequence genome encodes:
- the LOC130996582 gene encoding LOW QUALITY PROTEIN: uridine nucleosidase 1 (The sequence of the model RefSeq protein was modified relative to this genomic sequence to represent the inferred CDS: inserted 2 bases in 2 codons; deleted 2 bases in 2 codons), which produces MSSDGIDGVVVSGNCCSKKREKVIIDTDPGIDDSMAILMAFQSPELDILGLTTVFGNVNTEDATNNALLLCEIAGRPDVPVAXGSFEPLKRGKPRIADFVHGSDGLGNISLDPPKSGKCDKSAPEFLVDKVSEDPGEVSILALGPLTNIALAIKRDSSFASKIKRLVILGGAFFALGNVNPXAEANIYGDPEAADVVFTSGANIDVVGINITTQVKLTDMHLEELRKSSGRHAQLLCDMCKFYRDWHVKSDGVYGIFLHDPVSFVALVRPDLFTFKKGVVRVETQGICVGHTIMDQGLKNWNSSNPWTEFSPVSVAWTVNIQGVLKYVNEILMKP; this is translated from the exons ATGTCGAGCGACGGGATTGATGGCGTCGTGGTTTCGGGAAATTGTTGTTCGAAGAAACGTGAGAAGGTTATTATTGACACCGATCCCGGCATTG ATGATAGCATGGCAATACTAATGGCATTTCAGTCACCTGAATTGGATATATTGGGATTAACAACAGTATTTGGCAATGTCAATACAGAGGATGCGACAAATAATGCATTGCTTCTG TGTGAGATTGCTGGACGTCCAGATGTTCCAGTTG GAGGTAGTTTTGAACCATTAAAG AGAGGAAAACCACGTATTGCTGACTTTGTCCATGGTTCAGATGGATTGGGGAACATTTCTCTCGATCCTCCCAAATCTGGGAAATGTGACAAATCTGCACCTGAATTTTTGGTCGATAAGGTTTCTGAAGATCCTGGTGAAGTCTCTATACTTGCATTGGGACCTCTAACAAATATTGCTCTA GCTATAAAAAGGGACTCGTCATTTGCTAGCAAAATAAAGAGACTGGTGATACTTGGTGGAGCTTTCTTTGCATTAGGAAATGTTAATC CTGCTGAGGCAAAT ATTTATGGAGATCCAGAAGCAGCAGATGTTGTATTCACTTCTGGGGCCAATATTGATGTCGTTGGCATAAACATCACAACGCAAGTCAAACTGACAG ACATGCACCTTGAAGAGCTAAGGAAGTCGAGTGGAAGGCACGCACAGCTTCTATGTGATATGTGCAAATTCTAC CGCGACTGGCATGTCAAATCTGATGGAGTTTACG GAATTTTCCTGCACGATCCTGTTAGTTTTGTTGCACTAGTGAGACCTGATCTCTTTACATTCAAGAAGGGAGTTGTAAGAGTTGAGACA CAGGGCATCTGTGTTGGCCATACCATAATGGATCAAGGACTAAAGAA TTGGAATTCAAGCAACCCGTGGACGGAGTTCTCCCCCGTCTCTGTAGCGTGGACAGTTAATATACAAGGAGTTCTCAAGTATGTAAATGAAATTTTAATGAAGCCCTAG